The proteins below come from a single Chryseobacterium nepalense genomic window:
- a CDS encoding YceI family protein produces the protein MKRLLLFAMMCVCMSFVFGQKKGDKVVKVTSSEIRWWGYKVVKTVPTTHSGTVKLKSGKFTFDKTVLIDGEFVVDMKSIMAGDVSSQDEDMVKLTNDLKSSNFFDVKKFPLAKFHLTKIIPLANSEFNSTVYGDVTIKGVRKTITFPANVYITQFTVVIESAKFSLNRRDFKVFYQSSLKDYFIKNEMDIQFKISTEKLDNENRTPVKKKK, from the coding sequence ATGAAAAGATTACTATTGTTTGCTATGATGTGTGTATGCATGTCATTTGTTTTCGGTCAGAAGAAAGGAGATAAAGTGGTAAAAGTAACATCGTCTGAGATCAGATGGTGGGGATATAAAGTGGTGAAAACGGTTCCTACAACACATTCGGGGACTGTTAAGCTGAAAAGCGGAAAGTTTACTTTTGACAAAACCGTTCTTATCGATGGAGAATTCGTGGTTGATATGAAATCGATTATGGCAGGTGATGTTTCAAGCCAGGATGAAGATATGGTAAAACTAACGAATGATCTTAAAAGTTCAAATTTCTTTGATGTTAAAAAATTTCCGTTAGCGAAATTCCACTTAACGAAGATTATTCCATTGGCAAACAGCGAATTCAACTCTACGGTTTACGGAGATGTTACGATAAAAGGCGTTAGAAAAACCATCACTTTCCCTGCAAATGTTTACATTACACAGTTCACTGTGGTGATAGAATCTGCAAAATTTTCATTAAACAGAAGAGATTTTAAAGTATTCTACCAATCTTCCCTTAAAGATTATTTCATTAAAAACGAAATGGATATTCAGTTTAAGATTTCTACTGAGAAATTAGATAATGAAAACAGAACTCCTGTAAA